A window of the Terriglobia bacterium genome harbors these coding sequences:
- a CDS encoding M28 family metallopeptidase — translation MKKLRALFALLLLASTAFAQRFTGYTDASTDQQKKIEAALKAIPLPEKEREFHRYFTAEPHPAGSEENHRIALHIAEEWRRQGWDEVRIHRYDVLNSTPREVKVEMVEPVPYVAGLREAAYDVDPDTKNLHVRGGYVSMSASGEVTAPLVYARGGNPEDYDLLAKSGIDVRGKVVIVRYSNPYSYRGFKALTAQQRGVAALIIYSDPAEDGYKKGKVFPDGPWGPETHIQRGAITYDFIVPGDPLTPGWASVEGARRIKPEEAQSVPKIMAVAMSWHDAKPLLEQMDGPEAPKDWQGGLPITYRLGGGRVKVHLKIDMDNSIKPNYVVEARLRGAELPDQWVLIGNHHDAWEFGGVDPSSGTASMMELTRALGEMAKKGMRPRRTLIACSWDGEEVGLTGSTEWGENFAPDLRQKLVAYINVDSAASGPNFQGSAVGSLAPLLVEISKTLDDPSGKSLYEAWKKSAAADTERFAATGGGKRKAVVDDDSLVDTRIGSGSDHTVFLNFLGRPVVGLNFDGPYGVYHSMYDDFYWMNHFGDPGYRYHTLMSQLWGVLALRLADADVLPFDFGFYGRDIRKFVEEIAEKPGARQSLDLSPALKRVDEFQAAGRELKAATEASLAAGTLDAKQAAALNRSVLEVESNWLNPDGIPGRPWFKHMLYAARYTYAHLELPGITEAVEKQDWKTAREQTTLLENALAKNTDLLKTALADLRGAK, via the coding sequence ATGAAAAAACTGCGCGCGCTGTTTGCCCTCTTGCTTCTCGCCAGCACTGCCTTCGCCCAGCGCTTCACCGGCTACACCGATGCTTCCACCGATCAACAGAAGAAGATCGAAGCCGCGCTCAAGGCCATCCCCTTGCCAGAGAAGGAGCGGGAGTTCCACCGCTACTTCACCGCCGAGCCGCACCCCGCCGGGTCGGAAGAGAACCACCGGATCGCTTTGCACATCGCGGAAGAGTGGAGGCGACAGGGTTGGGACGAGGTAAGAATCCACCGCTATGATGTCCTCAATTCCACTCCCCGCGAAGTAAAGGTAGAGATGGTCGAGCCCGTGCCCTACGTCGCCGGGCTGCGCGAGGCCGCGTACGACGTCGACCCCGACACCAAGAACCTGCACGTGAGGGGCGGGTACGTCAGCATGTCGGCTTCGGGGGAGGTGACCGCGCCGCTGGTGTACGCGCGCGGCGGCAACCCCGAGGATTACGACCTGCTGGCGAAGAGCGGCATCGATGTGCGCGGCAAGGTGGTCATCGTCCGCTATTCGAACCCGTACAGCTATCGTGGATTCAAGGCGCTCACGGCGCAGCAGCGTGGCGTGGCCGCGCTCATCATTTACTCCGACCCCGCCGAAGATGGGTACAAGAAGGGCAAGGTCTTTCCCGACGGCCCGTGGGGCCCGGAGACGCACATCCAGCGCGGCGCCATCACCTACGACTTCATCGTGCCCGGCGACCCGCTCACCCCGGGATGGGCATCGGTGGAGGGAGCGCGCCGCATCAAGCCGGAAGAAGCGCAGTCGGTACCCAAGATCATGGCCGTGGCAATGTCGTGGCACGACGCCAAGCCTCTGCTGGAGCAGATGGATGGCCCCGAGGCTCCGAAAGACTGGCAGGGTGGCCTCCCCATCACTTACCGGCTGGGCGGCGGCCGGGTCAAGGTCCACCTCAAGATCGACATGGACAACAGCATCAAGCCCAACTATGTGGTCGAGGCGCGCTTGCGCGGGGCCGAGCTGCCCGACCAGTGGGTGCTCATCGGGAATCACCACGACGCCTGGGAGTTCGGCGGGGTGGACCCGTCGAGCGGCACCGCTTCGATGATGGAGCTGACCCGAGCCCTGGGGGAGATGGCGAAGAAGGGCATGCGCCCGCGGCGCACCTTGATCGCCTGTAGCTGGGACGGCGAGGAGGTCGGGCTCACCGGCTCCACCGAGTGGGGCGAGAACTTTGCCCCCGATCTCAGGCAGAAGCTCGTGGCCTACATCAACGTCGATTCCGCCGCCTCAGGGCCGAACTTCCAGGGCAGCGCCGTGGGCTCGCTGGCGCCGCTGCTGGTTGAGATCAGCAAGACGCTCGACGATCCCAGTGGCAAATCACTGTATGAGGCGTGGAAGAAATCGGCAGCGGCGGATACGGAACGATTTGCCGCCACCGGTGGAGGCAAGCGCAAGGCCGTCGTGGACGACGATTCGCTGGTGGATACCCGCATCGGAAGCGGCTCCGACCACACCGTCTTCCTCAACTTTCTCGGCCGTCCCGTCGTGGGCCTGAACTTCGACGGCCCCTACGGCGTCTACCACTCCATGTACGACGATTTCTATTGGATGAACCACTTCGGCGATCCCGGCTACCGCTACCACACGCTGATGTCGCAACTGTGGGGCGTACTCGCGCTGCGCCTCGCGGATGCGGACGTGCTTCCCTTCGACTTTGGCTTTTACGGCCGCGACATCCGCAAGTTCGTCGAAGAGATCGCCGAGAAGCCCGGCGCCAGGCAGAGTCTCGACCTCTCCCCCGCCCTCAAGCGCGTGGACGAGTTCCAGGCCGCCGGCCGCGAATTGAAGGCCGCCACCGAGGCATCGCTGGCTGCGGGTACGCTCGACGCCAAGCAAGCCGCCGCCCTCAACCGCAGCGTCCTGGAGGTGGAGTCGAACTGGCTGAATCCCGACGGCATCCCCGGCCGTCCCTGGTTCAAGCACATGCTCTACGCGGCGCGCTATACCTACGCCCACCTGGAACTGCCGGGCATCACGGAAGCGGTCGAGAAACAGGATTGGAAGACCGCCCGCGAGCAGACTACGCTGCTCGAGAACGCACTAGCGAAAAACACAGACTTGCTCAAGACTGCGCTGGCGGATCTGAGGGGCGCGAAGTGA
- the aceE gene encoding pyruvate dehydrogenase (acetyl-transferring), homodimeric type translates to MNTKPAVPADQDSDETSEWLEAFDQVVSEEGASRATSLLDALSKRARAAGVDVPIQLNTPYLNTIPAAEEVPYPGDRALERRIKSLIRWNALAMVHRQNKKDPGIGGHISTYSSLAALLEVGFNHFFHGTYGDQPGDLVYFQGHASPGVYARAFLLGRLSEQDLQNFRHELRDTPGLSSYPHPWLMPHFWRFPTVSMGLGPINAIYQARFMRYLENRDIIAKTPRKIWAFLGDGETDEPESMGSLTLASREKLDNLIFVVNCNLQRLDGPVRGNGKIIQELEAAFRGAGWNVIKVIWGDDWEALLARDKSGLLLKRMEECVDGDYQSFKVKGGAYIRKEFFGKYPELLELVADKSDSELVGLRLGGHDPQKIYNAYKCAVENKDGPTVILAKTIKGYGLGSAEARNATHQEKKLTDEALAAFRVRFEIPIPEQAAHDGAFYRPPEDSVEITYLKERRQALGGYMPRREDVQFKFEAPPLDYFSEWMEGSKGRSVSTTMGYVSMLRHLLKHPEIGKLIVPIIPDEGRTFGMESIIRQVGIYASQGQLYKPHDQEMLLYYREAKDGQILEEGITEAGSMGSFTAAGTAYSNYEVPMVPFFTFYSMFGMQRVGDLVWAFSDARGKGFLFGGTAGRTTLAGEGLQHQDGHSIVLSSVLPTCATYDPAYAYEIAVIIQDGIRRMYQEREDLFYYVTVYNEDYPMPEMSEGCRDGILRGIYKYKSAPGGKATVQLFGSGPILNETLRAQGILAEKYRVQADVWSVTSYNQLRREALATERWNRLHPGEPEKRPYILTALEGAKGPIVAATDYMKIVPDQLAPWLAGRLITLGTDGFGRSDNREHLRRHFEVNAESIAAAALSRLARDGKFEVSRALKAFQELGVNTKNIDPARA, encoded by the coding sequence ATGAACACAAAACCCGCGGTACCTGCCGACCAGGATTCTGACGAGACATCCGAGTGGCTCGAGGCCTTCGACCAGGTGGTGAGCGAAGAGGGCGCGAGCCGGGCGACAAGCCTCCTCGACGCCCTCTCCAAACGCGCACGAGCGGCGGGCGTGGACGTGCCCATCCAGCTGAACACTCCCTATCTCAACACCATCCCCGCGGCGGAAGAGGTCCCCTACCCCGGCGATCGCGCCCTCGAGCGCCGCATCAAGAGCTTGATCCGCTGGAACGCCCTTGCCATGGTGCATCGCCAGAACAAGAAGGATCCCGGCATCGGCGGGCACATTTCGACCTACTCTTCACTGGCGGCTCTGCTCGAGGTCGGCTTCAATCACTTCTTTCACGGCACCTATGGGGATCAGCCGGGCGATCTCGTCTACTTTCAGGGCCACGCTTCACCCGGCGTGTATGCGCGCGCCTTTCTCCTGGGGAGGCTGAGCGAGCAGGACCTTCAGAATTTCCGCCACGAGCTGCGCGACACTCCCGGCCTTTCGTCGTACCCGCATCCCTGGCTGATGCCCCATTTCTGGCGTTTCCCGACGGTTTCGATGGGTCTGGGGCCGATCAACGCCATCTACCAGGCCCGTTTCATGCGATACCTGGAGAATCGGGACATCATTGCCAAGACGCCTCGCAAGATCTGGGCGTTCCTGGGCGACGGAGAAACGGACGAGCCAGAGTCGATGGGCTCGCTGACCCTGGCCTCCCGCGAGAAGCTCGACAACCTGATCTTCGTGGTCAATTGCAATCTTCAGCGTCTGGATGGCCCGGTGCGGGGCAACGGAAAGATCATCCAGGAGCTGGAAGCGGCTTTCCGGGGCGCCGGTTGGAACGTGATCAAGGTGATCTGGGGCGACGACTGGGAGGCGCTGCTCGCGCGGGATAAGAGTGGCCTTCTCCTGAAGCGGATGGAAGAGTGCGTCGACGGCGACTACCAGAGCTTCAAGGTCAAGGGGGGCGCCTACATCCGCAAGGAGTTCTTCGGCAAGTATCCCGAGCTGCTGGAGCTGGTCGCCGATAAGAGCGATTCCGAGCTGGTTGGGCTGCGTCTGGGCGGTCACGATCCGCAGAAGATCTACAACGCGTACAAGTGCGCCGTGGAGAACAAGGATGGACCCACGGTGATCCTGGCCAAGACCATCAAGGGATACGGGCTGGGGTCGGCCGAGGCTCGCAACGCCACGCACCAGGAGAAAAAGCTCACCGATGAGGCTCTCGCCGCCTTTCGCGTGCGCTTCGAGATCCCCATTCCTGAGCAGGCGGCTCACGACGGCGCCTTTTACCGGCCGCCGGAAGACAGCGTAGAGATCACCTATCTGAAGGAGCGCCGGCAGGCGCTTGGCGGGTACATGCCGCGGCGGGAGGATGTCCAGTTCAAGTTCGAGGCTCCCCCGCTCGACTATTTTTCGGAATGGATGGAGGGCTCGAAGGGACGCAGCGTGTCCACCACCATGGGGTACGTCAGCATGCTACGGCATTTGCTGAAGCATCCCGAGATCGGCAAGTTGATCGTCCCCATCATTCCCGATGAGGGGCGAACCTTCGGCATGGAGTCCATCATCCGGCAAGTGGGGATCTACGCCAGCCAGGGTCAGCTCTACAAGCCTCACGATCAGGAGATGCTCCTCTATTACCGCGAGGCCAAGGACGGTCAGATCCTGGAGGAGGGAATCACCGAAGCTGGATCCATGGGGTCGTTCACCGCGGCCGGCACCGCCTACTCCAACTACGAAGTTCCCATGGTCCCCTTCTTCACCTTCTACTCCATGTTCGGCATGCAGCGCGTCGGAGATCTGGTCTGGGCTTTCTCGGATGCGCGGGGCAAGGGGTTCCTGTTCGGCGGTACGGCCGGCCGGACCACGCTGGCAGGCGAAGGCTTGCAGCACCAGGACGGGCACAGCATCGTGCTTTCCAGCGTGCTGCCGACCTGTGCCACCTATGATCCAGCCTATGCGTATGAGATCGCCGTCATCATTCAGGACGGCATCCGGCGCATGTACCAGGAGCGCGAGGACCTCTTTTACTACGTCACCGTTTACAACGAAGACTACCCCATGCCGGAGATGTCAGAGGGATGCCGCGACGGGATTCTCCGCGGGATTTACAAGTACAAGTCCGCCCCGGGCGGCAAGGCGACCGTGCAGTTGTTCGGCAGTGGTCCCATCCTGAATGAAACGCTGCGCGCGCAGGGCATTCTGGCGGAGAAATACCGGGTGCAGGCGGACGTCTGGAGTGTGACCAGCTACAACCAGCTTCGTCGCGAGGCGCTTGCCACCGAGCGTTGGAACCGGCTACATCCCGGCGAGCCGGAAAAGCGTCCCTATATCCTGACTGCGCTGGAGGGGGCCAAGGGGCCGATCGTCGCGGCCACTGATTACATGAAGATCGTGCCCGACCAGTTAGCACCTTGGCTGGCCGGCCGTCTGATCACGCTGGGAACCGATGGCTTCGGACGCAGCGATAATCGCGAGCATCTGAGGCGGCACTTCGAGGTGAACGCGGAATCGATCGCCGCCGCCGCCCTGTCGCGCCTCGCCCGCGATGGCAAGTTCGAGGTGTCCCGGGCGCTGAAGGCGTTCCAAGAGCTGGGGGTGAACACGAAGAATATCGACCCGGCCCGCGCTTGA
- a CDS encoding nuclear transport factor 2 family protein, translating into MTTVEREILRLEHQQVKDFNRRDLKALLGEFARGFAGFSSTRHKRVTGRNALANTFRHYFDQSPRVQYRIAQPRVQAFNGTAVASFYWTVTLSPKRKVQGRGSHVFVRRGGRWQIVHEHFSKAH; encoded by the coding sequence ATGACCACAGTAGAGCGCGAGATTCTTCGTTTGGAACATCAGCAGGTGAAGGATTTCAACCGACGCGACCTGAAGGCGCTTCTCGGCGAGTTCGCCCGCGGATTCGCCGGTTTCTCGTCGACGCGCCACAAGCGCGTCACCGGCAGGAATGCGCTGGCGAACACGTTTCGCCATTACTTCGATCAGTCGCCGCGAGTCCAGTACCGCATCGCGCAACCTCGCGTGCAGGCCTTCAATGGGACCGCAGTGGCGAGTTTCTATTGGACGGTGACACTCTCACCCAAGCGCAAGGTGCAAGGACGCGGCAGTCACGTCTTCGTGCGGCGCGGCGGCCGCTGGCAGATCGTGCATGAGCATTTCTCCAAGGCTCACTGA
- a CDS encoding LysR family transcriptional regulator — protein sequence MDFDQLVTFIEVAKLGSFSRAGEKVFRSQSAVSAQIRQLEQDYGERLLDRTGKTVRLTPAGEVLFEYAQRLLTLRNESMRAVADQGSTPRGILAVGANEATCLYVLPEVFSEYHRRYPAVQISIYRNFSRKILERVEEGSLDVGIVTLPVKSNSLKVHPIFRDRLMLMTSADNPLGQEESVTIEKIADQPLIFPKTGFTRHMLDKLFRPYSSRLRVTMELPSVGMIKSFVAAGLGVSLISETFAREEVRSGEVRLVAIADVDLKRQLGLIYRRDRSLPRAASAFISLIRERSTAKTSPAT from the coding sequence ATGGATTTCGATCAGCTAGTCACGTTCATCGAGGTCGCGAAGCTGGGCAGTTTCTCGCGCGCCGGCGAAAAAGTGTTCCGCTCGCAATCGGCAGTCAGCGCCCAGATCCGCCAGCTCGAGCAGGATTACGGCGAGCGCCTGCTCGACCGTACCGGCAAAACCGTCCGCCTCACTCCGGCGGGAGAAGTTTTGTTCGAGTACGCGCAGCGCCTGCTCACCCTGCGTAACGAGTCCATGCGCGCGGTGGCCGACCAGGGCTCCACGCCCCGCGGCATCCTCGCTGTCGGCGCCAATGAGGCCACCTGCCTCTACGTTCTGCCGGAAGTCTTTTCCGAGTACCATCGCCGCTATCCCGCGGTGCAGATCAGCATCTACCGCAACTTCAGCCGCAAGATTCTGGAGCGGGTGGAGGAGGGTTCGCTGGACGTCGGCATCGTGACTCTGCCCGTCAAGTCGAACAGCCTGAAGGTGCATCCCATCTTCCGCGATCGGCTGATGTTGATGACCAGCGCCGACAATCCCCTGGGCCAGGAGGAGTCGGTCACCATCGAGAAGATCGCGGACCAGCCGCTCATCTTTCCCAAGACCGGCTTCACGCGCCACATGCTCGACAAGTTGTTCCGCCCCTACAGCTCTCGGCTGCGCGTGACCATGGAACTTCCCAGCGTGGGCATGATCAAGAGCTTCGTCGCGGCGGGGCTCGGCGTGTCGCTGATCAGCGAAACCTTTGCCCGCGAAGAGGTCCGGAGCGGCGAGGTCAGGCTGGTGGCCATCGCCGATGTTGACCTCAAGCGCCAGTTGGGCCTCATCTACCGCCGCGACCGCAGCCTGCCCCGCGCCGCCAGCGCCTTCATCTCCCTGATCCGAGAGCGCTCCACCGCGAAGACCAGCCCGGCGACGTAG
- a CDS encoding MTH938/NDUFAF3 family protein has protein sequence MKFEGFSFGSIRIGGVTYEHDVVIVGSEVRKRKKRPSKQFREQFGHTPLSIEEDIPWKCRRLVVGTGAHGALPVMKEVKAEARRRNVELLILPTAEAIEALQRHAEETNAILHVTC, from the coding sequence ATGAAGTTTGAAGGATTCTCCTTCGGTTCGATTCGCATCGGCGGCGTGACCTACGAGCATGACGTCGTGATCGTCGGCAGCGAAGTGCGCAAACGCAAGAAGCGGCCCTCCAAACAATTTCGGGAGCAATTTGGGCACACGCCACTGTCCATTGAAGAAGACATTCCGTGGAAGTGCCGGCGCTTGGTTGTTGGCACGGGCGCGCATGGCGCCCTCCCGGTCATGAAGGAGGTAAAGGCGGAAGCCAGGCGCCGCAACGTCGAACTGCTGATCCTTCCTACTGCGGAGGCGATCGAAGCGCTGCAGCGCCATGCCGAGGAGACTAACGCCATCCTGCACGTGACTTGCTAG
- a CDS encoding glutamate synthase subunit beta yields the protein MGKVTGFLEYTRELPQRRPVPQRINDWFEIYQEFPEDKARAQGARCMDCGVPFCHSGCPLNNIIPDWNDLVYRGRWKDAVRHLHSTNNFPEFTGRLCPAPCEAACVLGISQPPVTIKNIEKEIVDRGFREGWIRPEPPPFRTGKKVAVVGSGPAGLAAAQQLCRAGHWVFVYEKSDRIGGLLRYGIPNFKMEKHLIDRRVEQMTAEGVQFVTNANVGGSVPVEDLREQFDAILLAGGAQQPRDLRIPGRELSGIHFAMEFLPQQNRRCLGDTIEDKEILATGKRVIIIGGGDTGADCLGTCLRQHAASVHQFEIMPMPPNERSPQTPWPLWPLQLRTESSHEEGGTRDWSISTTGFTGDEQGNVKRLHAVRVGPPPQFAPIPGTEFAMDADLVLIAMGFTGPIRTGMIEQLGVELDARGNVACDAQHMSSVPGVFAAGDMRRGQSLVVWAIAEGRSAARGVDSFLRAEPKRT from the coding sequence GTGGGTAAAGTCACCGGGTTCCTCGAATACACGCGCGAACTGCCGCAGCGGCGTCCGGTCCCGCAGCGCATCAACGACTGGTTCGAGATCTACCAGGAGTTCCCCGAAGACAAGGCGCGCGCCCAGGGCGCTCGCTGCATGGATTGCGGTGTGCCTTTCTGCCACTCGGGGTGCCCGCTGAACAACATCATTCCCGACTGGAACGACCTGGTGTACCGCGGCCGTTGGAAGGACGCGGTCCGCCACCTGCATTCCACCAACAATTTCCCAGAATTCACCGGGCGCCTCTGTCCCGCGCCCTGCGAAGCCGCCTGCGTGCTCGGCATCAGCCAGCCCCCGGTCACCATCAAGAACATCGAAAAGGAGATCGTGGACCGTGGATTCCGCGAAGGATGGATCCGGCCCGAGCCTCCGCCGTTCCGCACCGGGAAAAAGGTTGCCGTGGTCGGTTCGGGGCCGGCGGGTCTGGCGGCAGCCCAGCAATTGTGTAGGGCCGGACATTGGGTGTTCGTCTACGAGAAGTCGGACCGGATCGGCGGGCTGCTGCGCTACGGTATCCCCAACTTCAAGATGGAGAAGCACCTCATCGACCGCCGCGTGGAGCAGATGACCGCCGAGGGAGTGCAGTTCGTCACCAACGCGAACGTCGGTGGGAGCGTTCCCGTCGAAGACCTGCGTGAACAGTTCGATGCCATTCTGCTGGCCGGCGGAGCGCAGCAGCCGCGCGACCTGCGCATTCCCGGGCGCGAGCTGAGCGGCATCCATTTCGCGATGGAGTTTCTGCCGCAACAGAACCGCCGCTGCCTGGGCGACACCATCGAGGACAAGGAGATCCTCGCCACCGGCAAACGCGTGATCATCATCGGCGGCGGCGACACCGGCGCCGACTGTCTCGGCACTTGCCTGCGCCAGCACGCCGCTTCGGTACACCAGTTCGAGATCATGCCCATGCCGCCGAACGAGCGCTCGCCGCAGACGCCGTGGCCGCTCTGGCCCCTGCAACTGCGCACGGAGAGTTCGCACGAGGAAGGCGGAACGCGCGATTGGAGCATCTCCACCACCGGTTTCACCGGCGACGAGCAGGGCAACGTGAAGCGTCTGCACGCCGTTCGCGTCGGCCCTCCGCCGCAGTTCGCCCCCATCCCCGGCACGGAGTTCGCCATGGACGCGGACCTGGTGCTGATCGCCATGGGCTTCACCGGTCCTATTCGGACGGGCATGATCGAGCAGCTCGGCGTGGAACTGGACGCGCGCGGGAATGTCGCCTGCGACGCGCAGCACATGTCGTCGGTCCCGGGGGTCTTTGCCGCCGGCGACATGCGCCGTGGCCAGTCACTGGTGGTGTGGGCGATCGCCGAGGGACGCAGCGCCGCACGCGGTGTTGACAGCTTCCTTCGCGCGGAACCAAAACGGACCTAA
- a CDS encoding response regulator: MTWQRRTALILDTDETVLIGLEQLLEDDGVQTTTTWDVQEALALLRSKHYDVVLLAEHPPEINCKQFLHQLRAWGDRTPMVVLQSAPRHPFETRYLQSLDTYAVVPKRNPRQIAQTVRKCMSQPDRSHLAAAA; encoded by the coding sequence ATGACTTGGCAGCGCAGGACCGCCTTGATCCTGGATACCGACGAGACAGTACTCATAGGGCTCGAACAATTGCTGGAAGACGACGGGGTGCAAACCACAACCACCTGGGACGTGCAGGAAGCGTTGGCCCTGCTCCGATCAAAGCACTACGATGTAGTGTTGCTTGCCGAACATCCTCCAGAGATAAACTGCAAACAGTTCCTGCATCAGCTCCGAGCATGGGGCGATCGCACTCCGATGGTCGTGTTGCAGTCGGCGCCTCGCCATCCTTTCGAAACCAGATACCTGCAATCGCTGGACACTTACGCAGTGGTCCCCAAGCGCAATCCTCGACAGATTGCGCAGACAGTGCGGAAGTGCATGTCACAACCAGATCGCAGCCACCTGGCCGCGGCCGCATAG
- a CDS encoding aminotransferase class III-fold pyridoxal phosphate-dependent enzyme: MNTKDTPTRPRSSLLLRSFRKHYPSAVRGEGVYLWDAAGQRYLDFASSAVVNLIGHGVGEVGDAMAEQVKALEFVHSSQFVTQVAERFAGELLDFLGPGYRDAAVFFTSGGSEAVESALKLARQYQVETGNHSRTDVFSRRQSYHGATMGAMAVSGNLKRKDIYRPMLREFTQVSTPYCYRCAYGCSNCADQYADELDRALAAHPGQVAAFIYEPVSGATLGAAAPPEGYLQRVHEICTRHGVLTIADEVMTGMGRTGRALAVEHWGVTPDIVVLAKGLSSGYAPLGAVVAGRKIVDAIANGSGALVHGFTYNMHPTSVATGAAVLKVIRGRKLVQAADDERSGPAAHLKKALVRLSECASVGDVRGMGMMWGVEFVKDRAAKTPFDPDLNFAGRVGQACMDRGVMLYPMQGCVDGYRGDHVMVAPPAVITEQEIDRAVETMAEAVREVEASPLVLGR; encoded by the coding sequence GTGAATACCAAGGACACTCCGACACGGCCGCGCTCGTCGCTCCTGCTGCGCTCGTTCCGCAAGCACTACCCGTCGGCGGTGCGCGGAGAGGGTGTGTACCTGTGGGACGCGGCCGGCCAGCGGTACCTCGATTTCGCATCCAGCGCGGTGGTGAACCTCATCGGGCATGGAGTGGGCGAAGTGGGCGACGCCATGGCCGAGCAGGTGAAGGCGCTGGAGTTCGTGCACTCCAGCCAGTTCGTCACCCAGGTTGCGGAGCGATTCGCGGGGGAGCTGCTCGATTTCCTGGGGCCGGGATACCGCGATGCGGCGGTGTTCTTCACCTCGGGCGGCTCGGAGGCGGTGGAGAGCGCTCTGAAGCTGGCGCGGCAGTACCAGGTGGAAACGGGAAATCACTCGCGCACCGATGTCTTCAGCCGGCGGCAGTCGTACCACGGCGCGACCATGGGGGCGATGGCGGTCTCGGGGAATCTGAAGCGGAAGGACATCTACCGGCCGATGCTGCGGGAGTTCACGCAGGTCAGCACTCCCTATTGCTACCGCTGCGCGTACGGCTGCTCGAACTGCGCCGATCAGTATGCCGACGAACTGGACCGGGCGCTGGCCGCGCATCCCGGGCAGGTGGCAGCGTTCATCTACGAGCCGGTGAGCGGGGCGACGCTGGGGGCAGCGGCGCCTCCGGAGGGATATCTGCAGCGGGTGCATGAGATCTGCACTCGGCACGGCGTGCTGACCATCGCGGATGAGGTGATGACGGGCATGGGACGCACGGGGCGCGCGCTGGCGGTCGAGCATTGGGGCGTGACGCCGGACATCGTGGTGCTGGCGAAAGGATTGTCGAGCGGGTATGCGCCGCTGGGCGCGGTCGTGGCCGGGCGCAAGATCGTGGATGCGATCGCCAACGGGTCCGGCGCGCTGGTGCACGGGTTTACCTACAATATGCACCCGACGTCGGTAGCGACCGGGGCCGCGGTGCTGAAGGTCATCCGGGGGCGGAAGCTTGTGCAGGCGGCGGACGACGAACGGAGCGGTCCGGCGGCGCATCTGAAAAAAGCCCTGGTGCGATTGAGCGAGTGTGCGAGCGTCGGAGACGTGCGCGGGATGGGAATGATGTGGGGAGTGGAGTTCGTCAAAGATCGCGCGGCCAAGACTCCGTTCGATCCGGACCTGAACTTCGCCGGCCGCGTGGGCCAGGCATGCATGGACCGCGGGGTGATGCTTTACCCGATGCAGGGCTGCGTGGACGGATACAGAGGCGACCACGTCATGGTTGCGCCCCCGGCGGTGATCACGGAGCAGGAGATCGATCGAGCTGTCGAGACGATGGCGGAGGCAGTGCGCGAAGTTGAAGCCTCGCCGCTCGTCCTGGGCCGCTAG